A portion of the Nitratidesulfovibrio termitidis HI1 genome contains these proteins:
- a CDS encoding branched-chain amino acid ABC transporter substrate-binding protein, translated as MKHVVKALTLALAASLLMAATAFAAPVKIGLMCPLTGKWASEGQDMRNIVTLLADELNKAGGINGNKIDLVVEDDGGDPRTAALAAQKLTTSGVIAAIGTYGSAVTEASQSIYDEAGVVQIATGSTAVRLTEKGLKRFLRTAPRDDEQGMVAAKLIKAKGYKAVALLHDNSSYAKGLADETKALLDKAGTKIVFYDALTPGERDYTAILTKLKAANPDIIFCTGYYPEVGMLLRQKMEMKWNVPMMGGDAANHVDLVKISGKEAAKGYFFLSPPGPQDLDAPAAKAMLTAYKAKYNGVPGSVWSVLAGDAFNVIVEAVKATGKADSGAVADYLKTKLKNYPGFTGQISFNEKGDRVGDLYRVYEVNANGEFILQP; from the coding sequence ATGAAACACGTTGTAAAGGCGCTGACGCTCGCACTTGCCGCTTCGCTGCTGATGGCCGCCACGGCCTTTGCGGCACCGGTAAAGATCGGCCTGATGTGCCCCCTGACCGGCAAGTGGGCCAGCGAAGGGCAGGACATGCGCAACATCGTCACCCTGCTCGCCGATGAACTGAACAAGGCTGGCGGCATCAACGGCAACAAGATCGACCTTGTCGTCGAAGACGACGGCGGCGACCCGCGCACCGCGGCCCTGGCCGCGCAGAAGCTGACCACCTCGGGCGTCATTGCCGCCATCGGCACTTACGGCTCGGCGGTTACCGAAGCCTCCCAAAGCATCTACGACGAAGCGGGCGTGGTGCAGATCGCCACCGGCTCCACCGCCGTGCGCCTGACCGAAAAGGGCCTGAAGCGCTTCCTGCGCACCGCCCCCCGTGACGACGAACAGGGCATGGTTGCCGCCAAGCTGATCAAGGCCAAGGGCTACAAGGCCGTGGCGCTGCTGCACGACAACTCGTCCTACGCCAAGGGCCTGGCCGACGAGACCAAGGCGCTGCTGGACAAGGCCGGTACCAAGATCGTGTTCTACGACGCCCTGACCCCGGGCGAACGCGACTACACCGCCATCCTCACCAAGCTGAAGGCCGCCAACCCCGACATCATCTTCTGCACCGGCTACTACCCCGAAGTGGGCATGCTGCTGCGCCAGAAGATGGAAATGAAGTGGAACGTGCCCATGATGGGTGGCGACGCCGCCAACCATGTCGACCTGGTGAAGATTTCCGGCAAGGAAGCGGCCAAGGGCTACTTCTTCCTCAGCCCTCCCGGACCGCAGGACCTGGACGCCCCGGCGGCCAAGGCCATGCTGACCGCCTACAAGGCCAAGTACAACGGCGTGCCCGGTTCCGTGTGGTCCGTGCTGGCCGGTGACGCGTTCAACGTCATCGTCGAGGCCGTGAAGGCCACCGGCAAGGCCGATTCGGGCGCCGTTGCCGACTACCTGAAGACCAAGCTGAAGAACTACCCCGGCTTCACCGGCCAGATCTCGTTCAACGAGAAGGGCGACCGCGTGGGTGACCTGTACCGGGTGTACGAAGTGAACGCCAACGGCGAATTCATTCTCCAGCCCTAG
- a CDS encoding branched-chain amino acid ABC transporter permease has product MEEFFQQLTNGLAVGGIYALIALGYTMVYGVLKLINFAHGDLFTIGAYLGFTLFTAFGLSGVLSGPAGVVLVLVMVVGLVALIGYLLERVAYRPLRSSSRLSAVVSALGASIFFQNAVMLIYGAKIQVYPNDIRPSYVLSFMGIDVPLVRILMIAASLGLMLALYWFTQRTRIGAAMRATAIDQGAAKLMGIDVNRVISLVFMIGPALGGVAGVMVGLYYGQVDFTMGWVYGLKAFTAAILGGIGNIPGAMVGGLLLGVIEALGAAYISIAWKDAIAFLVLILILIIRPTGLLGERVADKI; this is encoded by the coding sequence ATGGAAGAATTCTTTCAGCAGTTGACCAACGGTCTTGCGGTGGGGGGCATCTACGCGCTCATCGCGCTGGGCTACACCATGGTCTATGGTGTGCTCAAACTCATAAATTTCGCGCATGGTGACCTGTTCACCATCGGGGCCTATCTCGGCTTCACGCTGTTCACCGCGTTTGGCCTGTCGGGCGTGCTGTCCGGGCCGGCGGGCGTGGTGCTGGTGCTGGTCATGGTCGTGGGGCTGGTGGCGCTGATCGGCTACCTGCTCGAACGCGTGGCCTACCGCCCCCTGCGCTCTTCCAGCCGCCTGTCCGCCGTGGTTTCGGCGCTGGGCGCCTCCATTTTCTTCCAGAACGCGGTAATGCTCATCTACGGGGCCAAAATCCAGGTTTACCCCAACGACATCCGGCCCAGCTATGTGCTGTCCTTCATGGGCATCGACGTGCCGCTGGTGCGCATCCTGATGATCGCCGCCTCGCTGGGCCTGATGCTGGCCCTGTACTGGTTCACCCAGCGCACCCGCATCGGCGCGGCCATGCGGGCCACGGCCATCGACCAGGGCGCGGCCAAGCTCATGGGCATCGACGTCAACCGGGTGATCTCGCTGGTGTTCATGATCGGCCCGGCCCTTGGCGGCGTGGCCGGGGTGATGGTGGGCCTGTACTACGGTCAGGTGGACTTCACCATGGGCTGGGTCTACGGGCTGAAGGCCTTCACCGCCGCCATCCTGGGCGGCATCGGCAACATTCCCGGGGCCATGGTGGGCGGCCTGCTGCTGGGCGTCATCGAGGCGCTGGGCGCGGCCTACATCTCCATCGCCTGGAAGGACGCCATCGCGTTCCTGGTGCTCATCCTCATCCTGATCATCCGGCCCACGGGCCTGCTCGGCGAACGGGTGGCCGACAAGATATGA